A single genomic interval of Struthio camelus isolate bStrCam1 chromosome 9, bStrCam1.hap1, whole genome shotgun sequence harbors:
- the PFN2 gene encoding profilin-2 isoform X2, whose amino-acid sequence MAGWQSYVDNLMCDGCCQEAAIVGYCDAKYVWAATAGGIFQSITPIEIDMIVGKDREGFFTNGLTLGAKKCSVIRDSLYVDGDCTMDIRTKSQGGEPTYNVAVGRAGRVLVFVMGKEGVHGGGLNKKAYSMAKYLRDSGF is encoded by the exons ATGGCCGGCTGGCAGAGCTACGTGGACAACCTGATGTGCGATGGCTGCTGCCAGGAGGCCGCCATTGTGGGCTACTGCGACGCCAAGTACGTCTGGGCGGCCACGGCCGGCGGCATCTTCCAGAGCATCACG CCAATAGAAATAGATATGATTGTAGGAAAAGACCGAGAGGGGTTCTTCACCAATGGTCTGACCCTTGGTGCAAAGAAGTGCTCTGTGATCAGAGATAGCCTGTACGTTGATGGCGACTGCACAATGGACATCAGGACAAAGAGTCAAGGTGGTGAGCCAACGTACAACGTTGCTGTAGGCAGAGCTGGCCGAG tcttgGTCTTTGTAATGGGCAAAGAAGGGGTCCATGGAGGCGGATTGAATAAGAAGGCATACTCAATGGCAAAATACTTGAGAGACTCTGGGTTCTAG
- the PFN2 gene encoding profilin-2 isoform X1 produces the protein MAGWQSYVDNLMCDGCCQEAAIVGYCDAKYVWAATAGGIFQSITPIEIDMIVGKDREGFFTNGLTLGAKKCSVIRDSLYVDGDCTMDIRTKSQGGEPTYNVAVGRAGRALVIVMGKEGVHGGTLNKKAYELALYLRRSDV, from the exons ATGGCCGGCTGGCAGAGCTACGTGGACAACCTGATGTGCGATGGCTGCTGCCAGGAGGCCGCCATTGTGGGCTACTGCGACGCCAAGTACGTCTGGGCGGCCACGGCCGGCGGCATCTTCCAGAGCATCACG CCAATAGAAATAGATATGATTGTAGGAAAAGACCGAGAGGGGTTCTTCACCAATGGTCTGACCCTTGGTGCAAAGAAGTGCTCTGTGATCAGAGATAGCCTGTACGTTGATGGCGACTGCACAATGGACATCAGGACAAAGAGTCAAGGTGGTGAGCCAACGTACAACGTTGCTGTAGGCAGAGCTGGCCGAG CATTGGTTATAGTCATGGGAAAGGAAGGTGTCCATGGAGGGACACTCAACAAGAAAGCATATGAACTGGCTTTATACCTGAGGAGGTCTGACGTCTAA